The segment GCGTACCGGCCCGAGGACACCCTGCCGCCGGCGCCGCAGCGCCACAGCCCGCGGGCCGCGGCGGGCTGAGCCCCGGACCGGGACGGCGGCCTATCATCCGCCGCTCATGAGCGCGCCGGCCGGCTCCCCGATCAGCGAGGACCTGCTGCTGCGCATCTACCGGGTCGCGGTGCTCACCCGGGCGCTCGACCACCAGCTCTGGCTGCTCACCCGCCAGGGCCGCGCCGGCTTCGTGCTCACCGGCCGCGGGCACGAGATCGCGCAGATCGCCAGCGCCGCGACCCTGCGCCGCGGCCACGACTCCGCGTGGCCCTACTACCGCGACATGGGCGTCGGCCTCGCCCTCGGCGTGACCCCGTACGAGATCCTGCTCGGGGCCCTGGCCCGCGCCGCCGACCCCCACTCCGGCGGCCGCCAGCTGACCATGCACCTCTCCAGCCCGAGCCTGCGGATCGGCAGCGTCTCCAGCGCGATCGCCGCCCACCTCCCCCACGCGGTCGGGGCCGCCTACGCCGCCCGGGTGCGGGGCGACGACAGCGTCGCGGTGTGCTGGTTCGGCGACGGCGCCGCCAGCGAGGGCGCGACCCACGAGGCGATGAACCTCGCCGGCGTCCACCGGCTGCCGGTGGTGTTCATCTGCGAGAACAACGGCATCGCGATCAGCGTGCCGCTCGCCCTGCAGATGCCGGTGGAGCGGGTCAGCGACCGCGCCGCCGCCTACGCCATGCCGGGGGTGAGCGTCGACGGCACCGACGCCGAGACCGTGTACACGGTCACCCG is part of the Candidatus Dormiibacterota bacterium genome and harbors:
- a CDS encoding thiamine pyrophosphate-dependent dehydrogenase E1 component subunit alpha; this translates as MSAPAGSPISEDLLLRIYRVAVLTRALDHQLWLLTRQGRAGFVLTGRGHEIAQIASAATLRRGHDSAWPYYRDMGVGLALGVTPYEILLGALARAADPHSGGRQLTMHLSSPSLRIGSVSSAIAAHLPHAVGAAYAARVRGDDSVAVCWFGDGAASEGATHEAMNLAGVHRLPVVFICENNGIAISVPLALQMPVERVSDRAAAYAMPGVSVDGTDAETVYTVTRAAVERARGGEGPSLLELRVPRITPHSSQDDDAYRSDAQRAAAAAADPLPRLRETLVERGLLGLDEDEGMVRAAREQVIADEDLALAMPDPAPERARRWLHAGDPPHGGAVLPARYAGWAGVFGD